In a genomic window of Meiothermus sp. QL-1:
- a CDS encoding FAD/NAD(P)-binding oxidoreductase, which produces MILREEKTTGLQISSKERLQHRVLIVGGGTAGLTVAAQLRRRGVEDVAIIEPSERHYYQPAWTLVGAGAYSLEATVRPEERYVPPGVRWIRDYAEEIDPAQQVVRTRGGKEVGYEFLVVAAGIQLDWHKVEGLEETLGKNGVASNYRYDLVPKTWAFLQQFKGGVALFTAPSTPIKCGGAPQKIMYLTADYARRKGFAKDAQIIFGSAGTTIFGVPEVKAVLDRVVARYGIDTRFHHELVAVDGEKKEAVFEFTPNHPEVKANPQAPRPRVRIPYDFLHVVPPQSAPDFIKQSPLADPSTPLGWVQVDKHTLQHVRFPNVFSLGDASSLPTSKTGAAIRKQAPVLVDNLLAVMKGKSPEKKYDGYTSCPLVTAYGKMFLAEFLYDNVWHPTVPLINTQKERYDMWLLKKYGLPFMYWNLMLKGRA; this is translated from the coding sequence ATGATTCTACGGGAAGAAAAGACCACAGGTCTCCAGATCAGCAGCAAGGAGCGTCTCCAGCATCGGGTTCTGATCGTGGGTGGGGGTACGGCTGGCCTTACCGTGGCGGCCCAGCTCCGCCGGCGGGGGGTAGAGGACGTTGCCATTATAGAGCCCTCGGAAAGGCACTACTACCAGCCGGCCTGGACGCTGGTGGGGGCGGGGGCCTACAGCCTGGAGGCCACTGTACGGCCCGAGGAGCGCTATGTCCCCCCGGGGGTGCGCTGGATTCGCGACTATGCCGAGGAGATTGACCCCGCGCAGCAGGTGGTGCGTACCCGCGGGGGCAAGGAGGTAGGCTACGAGTTTTTAGTGGTGGCAGCGGGCATTCAGCTTGACTGGCACAAGGTGGAGGGGCTGGAGGAGACCCTGGGGAAAAACGGGGTGGCCAGCAACTACCGCTACGACCTGGTTCCCAAGACCTGGGCCTTCCTGCAGCAGTTCAAGGGAGGGGTGGCCCTCTTCACCGCGCCCAGCACCCCCATCAAGTGCGGGGGGGCACCCCAGAAGATCATGTACCTGACCGCCGACTACGCCCGCCGCAAGGGCTTTGCCAAGGATGCCCAGATCATCTTTGGCTCGGCGGGCACCACCATCTTCGGGGTGCCCGAGGTGAAGGCGGTGCTGGACCGGGTGGTGGCGCGCTACGGCATCGACACCCGTTTCCACCACGAGCTGGTGGCGGTGGATGGGGAGAAGAAGGAAGCGGTCTTCGAATTCACCCCCAACCACCCCGAGGTCAAGGCCAACCCCCAGGCCCCCAGGCCCCGGGTGCGCATTCCCTACGACTTTTTGCACGTGGTGCCCCCGCAGAGTGCCCCTGACTTCATCAAGCAGAGCCCCTTGGCTGACCCCTCCACCCCTTTGGGCTGGGTGCAGGTGGACAAGCATACCCTGCAACACGTGCGCTTCCCCAACGTCTTCAGCCTGGGGGATGCCAGCAGCCTACCCACCTCCAAGACTGGGGCGGCCATCCGCAAGCAGGCTCCGGTGCTGGTGGATAACCTGCTTGCGGTGATGAAGGGGAAGTCGCCGGAAAAGAAGTACGACGGCTACACCTCCTGCCCCCTGGTCACCGCCTACGGCAAGATGTTTTTGGCCGAGTTCCTCTACGACAACGTCTGGCACCCCACCGTGCCCCTCATCAACACCCAGAAGGAACGCTACGATATGTGGCTCCTCAAGAAGTACGGCCTGCCCTTTATGTACTGGAACCTGATGCTAAAGGGCCGGGCCTGA
- a CDS encoding LysR family transcriptional regulator translates to MRLNPRYLVVFCVVAELRSLSRAAEVLNLSQPAVSKTLKALEDAVRQPLYQRTSQGIALTEAGKALLPYACAVNRSLAHALRFIEERRRRRVLRLEVGLSWSLIPRYQNTLLAWASSPEARCEFQLTNGTTLELLEKVYQRDIALALVLGGTDDLPEPLMAHRISSDEMVLLVAPDHPWAQLGGVALGQLEGMPILVPQRNSRLRLRLEQFLERYGIVPSRLVECGSLYGVKTAAAAGLGVGLSSRSFAEPEVSAGLLRALWVEDAGFTLGVHWISYPEASLDHATREQLGHLWRYLNPP, encoded by the coding sequence ATGCGCCTCAACCCTCGCTATTTGGTGGTCTTCTGCGTGGTGGCCGAGCTGCGCAGCCTAAGCCGGGCGGCCGAGGTGCTAAACCTGAGCCAGCCTGCGGTCAGCAAGACCCTAAAAGCTCTGGAAGACGCGGTGCGCCAGCCCCTCTACCAGCGCACCTCCCAGGGCATCGCTCTTACCGAGGCGGGCAAGGCCCTGCTCCCTTATGCCTGCGCGGTCAACCGCAGCCTGGCGCATGCCCTGCGCTTCATCGAGGAGAGGCGGCGACGGCGGGTGCTGCGGCTCGAGGTGGGCCTTTCCTGGAGCCTGATCCCCCGATACCAAAACACCCTGTTGGCGTGGGCCAGCAGCCCGGAAGCCCGCTGTGAGTTCCAATTGACCAACGGCACCACCTTAGAGCTTCTGGAGAAGGTCTACCAGCGCGACATCGCCCTGGCTTTGGTGCTGGGCGGCACCGACGACCTGCCCGAACCCCTGATGGCCCACCGCATAAGCAGCGATGAGATGGTGCTGCTGGTGGCCCCCGACCACCCCTGGGCCCAGCTAGGCGGGGTGGCGCTGGGGCAGCTCGAGGGCATGCCCATCCTGGTGCCCCAGCGCAATTCCCGGCTGCGCCTTCGGCTGGAGCAGTTCCTCGAGCGCTACGGGATTGTCCCCTCGCGCCTGGTGGAGTGCGGCAGCCTGTACGGGGTCAAGACCGCGGCTGCGGCCGGGCTGGGGGTGGGACTCTCGAGCCGCTCCTTTGCAGAACCCGAGGTATCGGCCGGGCTGCTGCGCGCCCTTTGGGTGGAGGACGCCGGTTTTACCCTAGGGGTGCACTGGATCTCCTACCCCGAGGCCTCCTTGGACCACGCCACCCGTGAGCAGCTAGGCCACCTGTGGCGCTACCTGAACCCCCCCTAG
- a CDS encoding tRNA (cytidine(34)-2'-O)-methyltransferase, whose amino-acid sequence MLRVVLYQPEIPQNTGNILRTCAAVGAELHLVRPLGFRWGSAELRRAGLDYWAVAHCTLHDSWPAFLGSLPPAARVWAFSSKASIPYTAVRYRSGDYLLFGPESRGLPSEVLAQFPAVRIPMPGPGGRSLNLAVAVGVGVYEALRQVCGW is encoded by the coding sequence ATGCTGCGGGTGGTGCTCTACCAGCCTGAAATTCCGCAGAATACCGGCAATATCCTGCGCACCTGCGCGGCAGTGGGGGCTGAACTCCACCTTGTCCGCCCCTTGGGCTTTCGCTGGGGCAGCGCTGAGCTGCGGCGGGCCGGGCTCGACTACTGGGCGGTGGCCCACTGCACCCTGCACGACTCCTGGCCCGCCTTCCTGGGCAGCCTCCCCCCAGCCGCCCGGGTCTGGGCGTTTAGCAGCAAGGCCTCCATCCCCTACACCGCGGTGCGCTACAGGTCGGGCGACTACCTGCTTTTCGGTCCGGAAAGCCGGGGGCTACCCTCGGAGGTGCTGGCGCAGTTCCCCGCGGTGCGTATTCCCATGCCGGGCCCAGGCGGGCGCTCGCTCAACCTGGCGGTGGCGGTGGGCGTGGGGGTCTATGAGGCCTTGCGACAGGTTTGCGGCTGGTGA
- a CDS encoding DUF190 domain-containing protein, whose protein sequence is MKLEGEAKLVRIFLGESDKWQGRPLYEAIVLEAKRAGLAGATVFRGFMGYGAHSRIHSAKILQLSEDLPVCVEIVDTEAKIAAFLPTLDQMVREGLITMEKVEVIQYRARE, encoded by the coding sequence ATGAAGCTGGAAGGAGAAGCCAAGCTGGTGCGGATTTTCTTGGGGGAGTCGGACAAGTGGCAGGGGCGGCCCTTGTACGAGGCCATCGTGCTCGAGGCCAAACGGGCCGGTCTGGCCGGGGCTACCGTCTTCCGTGGCTTCATGGGGTATGGGGCCCATTCCCGCATCCACAGCGCCAAAATCCTTCAGCTTTCGGAAGACCTGCCGGTGTGCGTTGAGATTGTAGACACCGAGGCGAAAATCGCGGCTTTTCTGCCCACTCTAGACCAGATGGTGCGGGAGGGACTCATCACCATGGAGAAGGTGGAGGTCATCCAGTACCGCGCGCGGGAGTGA
- the crcB gene encoding fluoride efflux transporter CrcB gives MDRYLLVLLGGAIGAVLRYGLGAWVQGHMGPGFPWSTFLINISGSFLIGIVLRLSLEGALSPEWRLFLAVGVLGGYTTFSTFSWETLTLVQQGEWGKAFLYVVGSVVLGFALVLLAYRWAGRWV, from the coding sequence GTGGATCGCTACCTGCTGGTCTTGCTGGGGGGGGCCATCGGGGCCGTGCTACGGTACGGGCTGGGGGCCTGGGTGCAGGGGCATATGGGGCCGGGCTTTCCCTGGAGCACCTTCCTCATCAACATCAGCGGGAGTTTTCTCATCGGTATTGTCCTCCGCCTGAGCCTGGAGGGGGCTTTGAGCCCGGAGTGGCGGCTTTTCCTGGCGGTAGGGGTGCTGGGGGGGTACACCACCTTTTCTACCTTCAGCTGGGAGACCCTGACCCTGGTGCAGCAGGGGGAGTGGGGTAAGGCGTTCTTATACGTGGTGGGCAGCGTGGTGCTCGGTTTTGCTCTGGTTCTGCTGGCCTACCGCTGGGCTGGGAGGTGGGTATGA
- a CDS encoding DUF4384 domain-containing protein: protein MRLFFLALALLAGCAPQGGIGEEKRRAWGLQPVISGFAPDRGEGGRYRLRERVYFSFSLSQPGYITLVTMDADGTTVVLEQNLPLSAGRHTLPLATDRTAQGQAAYLVVPPLGPSRFRLLYTDLPVTRQDLFRGRLSPEAFDLHTRAYLAEARVRDAAETWMEAVAQ, encoded by the coding sequence ATGAGGCTTTTTTTCCTGGCGCTAGCCCTTCTGGCAGGCTGCGCTCCTCAAGGTGGGATCGGCGAGGAAAAGCGCCGGGCCTGGGGACTCCAGCCCGTCATAAGCGGCTTCGCCCCGGACCGGGGCGAGGGCGGTCGGTACCGGCTGCGCGAGCGGGTCTATTTCAGCTTCAGCCTGAGCCAGCCCGGCTACATAACCCTGGTTACCATGGACGCCGACGGCACCACGGTGGTGCTCGAGCAAAACCTGCCGCTTTCCGCCGGCCGGCACACCCTTCCTCTGGCCACCGACCGCACTGCCCAGGGTCAGGCGGCCTACCTGGTGGTGCCCCCCCTAGGGCCTTCCCGCTTCCGGCTTCTTTACACCGACTTGCCGGTGACCCGGCAGGACCTGTTCCGGGGCCGGCTGAGCCCGGAGGCCTTCGACCTGCACACCCGGGCCTATCTGGCCGAAGCCCGGGTGCGCGACGCAGCCGAGACCTGGATGGAGGCGGTGGCCCAGTGA
- the tgt gene encoding tRNA guanosine(34) transglycosylase Tgt translates to MFAFTLLARSGRARRGRFSTPHGTVETPLFMPVGTQGSVKGLTPRELEEVGSQIILGNTYHLLLRPGPERVRALGGLHGFAAYQGPWLTDSGGFQVMSLGELRRISEEGVTFRSHLNGELVTLTPERSIAVQEALGADIIMAFDECPPYPAEPTYLRASMERTLRWLERSLKAKTRPDQALFAIAQGGTDPGLRRASTEATVAFGTPGFAIGGLAVGEPKEAMYAAVELSTRLLPEDKPRYLMGVGHPEDLVAAVALGVDMFDCVYPTRTGRFGYALVPEGRLNLKLSRFLDDPRPLEPGCDCYACTQFSRAYLAHLVRAGELLAPRLLSLHNLRHLHRLMERARQAIQEGAYGAFAREFAERRFGQIPDWFRYALEAGGHWP, encoded by the coding sequence GTGTTCGCCTTTACCCTCCTTGCCCGCTCGGGCCGCGCCCGCCGAGGGCGTTTTTCCACCCCCCACGGCACGGTGGAGACCCCCCTCTTCATGCCGGTGGGCACCCAGGGCAGCGTGAAGGGCCTTACGCCGCGGGAACTGGAGGAGGTGGGTTCCCAGATTATTCTGGGCAACACCTACCACCTCTTGCTGCGGCCCGGGCCGGAGCGGGTGCGGGCCCTGGGCGGGCTGCATGGGTTCGCCGCCTACCAGGGCCCTTGGCTCACCGACTCAGGGGGCTTTCAGGTGATGAGCCTGGGCGAGCTGCGCCGGATCAGCGAGGAAGGGGTTACCTTCCGCAGCCACCTGAATGGGGAGCTGGTCACCCTCACCCCTGAGCGCAGCATAGCGGTGCAGGAGGCCCTGGGGGCCGACATCATCATGGCCTTCGACGAGTGCCCCCCCTACCCGGCCGAACCCACCTACCTGCGGGCCTCCATGGAGCGCACCCTGCGCTGGCTCGAGCGCTCCCTTAAAGCCAAGACCCGCCCCGACCAGGCCCTGTTCGCCATCGCCCAGGGGGGCACCGACCCCGGGCTGCGCCGGGCCAGCACCGAGGCCACCGTGGCCTTCGGCACCCCGGGCTTTGCCATCGGTGGCCTGGCGGTGGGCGAGCCCAAGGAGGCCATGTACGCGGCGGTGGAGCTTTCCACCCGCCTCCTGCCCGAGGACAAACCCCGCTACCTGATGGGGGTGGGCCACCCCGAGGACCTGGTGGCGGCGGTGGCCTTGGGGGTGGATATGTTCGACTGCGTCTACCCCACCCGCACCGGGCGCTTCGGCTATGCCTTGGTTCCCGAGGGGCGGCTCAACCTCAAGCTAAGCCGCTTTCTGGACGACCCCAGGCCCCTCGAGCCCGGGTGCGACTGCTACGCCTGCACCCAGTTCAGCCGGGCCTACCTGGCCCACCTGGTGCGGGCCGGGGAGCTTTTGGCCCCGAGGCTCCTCTCGCTGCACAACCTGCGCCACCTGCACCGGCTGATGGAAAGGGCCCGCCAGGCTATTCAGGAGGGGGCCTACGGCGCTTTCGCCCGTGAGTTTGCCGAGCGGCGCTTCGGCCAGATACCCGACTGGTTTCGCTACGCCCTAGAGGCGGGGGGCCACTGGCCCTAG
- a CDS encoding dynamin family protein, giving the protein MLDEQTRALAQEVRALLGRGLEALAKAGLEAAPLQQALLDLEGPFLLVVAGEFNSGKSSLINALLEGDFLKEGVTPTTDRIYLIGYGPEPRLEPQSPGLVHLNLPHPLLKEVRLVDTPGTNAILPHHQLLTERFLPRADLILFLTSADRPLTQSEADFLQFIQAWGKKVVLVINKIDLLTEAEQEEVEAYVRKGVEKTLGHPPPVFRVSARQARRGERAGSGVLALEAHIQRVLAEDSARLKLGSPLGVLLRLLQEGTSQLKVQKAETEQRFSACRELEQMLQRHEERTRRDFQGQVALSLRVVEEVRERGERWLDEKVRLSRFFELLQSQKLKQSFLEEVVRGANQEIERRVMEALRWLARRERELLEDALTLLREAPGPYPSPPRDQEELTVNLEEALRSFDAEAEANHLRDYIQESLRGTALAEVGVVGLGLTFLLVVQKIALDILGIVATVFGAILATSILPRRKEAAKARLRERLSELRASLERALEETLRAELEQSRGRFQRLYQAPCARLEAQLKGLQEHLDGLQVLEQEAQRLQQKLGLGQGSLHRLG; this is encoded by the coding sequence ATGCTGGACGAGCAGACGCGGGCCCTAGCCCAGGAGGTGCGGGCGCTGCTGGGCCGGGGCCTCGAGGCCCTGGCCAAGGCCGGGCTGGAGGCCGCTCCACTTCAACAGGCCCTGCTCGACCTGGAAGGGCCGTTTCTCCTGGTTGTGGCCGGGGAGTTCAACAGCGGCAAGTCTTCCCTCATCAACGCCCTTCTAGAAGGGGACTTCCTCAAAGAAGGGGTCACCCCCACCACCGACCGCATCTACCTGATAGGCTACGGCCCCGAGCCCCGGCTCGAGCCCCAAAGCCCTGGCCTGGTGCACCTTAACCTGCCCCACCCCCTCCTGAAGGAGGTGCGGCTGGTGGACACCCCGGGCACCAACGCCATTCTGCCGCACCACCAGCTTCTCACCGAAAGGTTTCTGCCCCGGGCCGACCTAATCCTCTTCCTCACCAGCGCTGACCGCCCCCTTACCCAATCTGAGGCCGACTTCCTGCAGTTCATCCAGGCCTGGGGCAAGAAGGTGGTGCTGGTCATCAACAAAATCGACCTGCTCACCGAGGCCGAGCAGGAGGAGGTCGAGGCCTACGTACGTAAAGGGGTCGAAAAAACCCTGGGGCACCCACCGCCCGTCTTCAGGGTCTCCGCCCGGCAAGCGCGGCGGGGCGAGAGAGCGGGAAGCGGGGTCCTGGCCCTGGAGGCCCACATCCAGCGGGTGCTGGCCGAGGACTCCGCCCGCCTCAAGCTGGGTTCCCCCCTCGGGGTTCTCCTCCGGCTCCTGCAGGAAGGCACATCCCAGCTAAAAGTCCAAAAAGCCGAGACAGAGCAGCGCTTCTCCGCCTGCCGCGAGCTCGAGCAGATGCTCCAACGGCACGAGGAGCGCACCCGCCGCGACTTCCAAGGGCAGGTGGCCCTGAGCCTACGGGTGGTAGAGGAGGTGCGCGAGCGGGGGGAACGCTGGCTGGACGAGAAGGTGCGCCTCTCCCGCTTCTTCGAGCTCTTGCAGTCCCAAAAGCTCAAGCAAAGCTTCCTCGAGGAGGTGGTGCGGGGGGCCAATCAGGAGATCGAGCGGCGGGTGATGGAGGCCCTGCGCTGGTTGGCCCGGCGCGAGCGCGAGCTTTTGGAGGACGCCCTTACCCTCCTACGCGAGGCCCCAGGGCCCTATCCCAGCCCCCCAAGGGACCAAGAAGAGCTCACCGTCAACCTGGAAGAAGCCCTGCGCAGCTTCGACGCCGAGGCCGAGGCCAACCACCTGCGCGACTACATCCAGGAAAGCCTGCGCGGCACCGCCCTGGCCGAGGTAGGGGTGGTGGGCCTGGGGCTCACCTTTTTGCTGGTGGTGCAGAAGATCGCCCTCGACATCCTGGGCATAGTGGCCACGGTCTTCGGGGCCATCCTGGCCACCTCCATCCTGCCCAGGCGCAAGGAAGCGGCCAAGGCCCGGCTGCGCGAGCGGCTTTCCGAGCTCAGAGCCAGCCTGGAGCGGGCTTTAGAGGAAACCCTCCGGGCCGAGCTGGAGCAAAGCCGCGGGCGTTTCCAGCGGCTTTACCAAGCCCCTTGCGCGCGGCTGGAAGCCCAACTCAAAGGGCTTCAGGAGCATCTGGACGGGCTTCAAGTCCTGGAGCAGGAAGCCCAGAGGCTGCAGCAAAAGCTGGGCCTTGGGCAGGGGTCCCTTCATCGGCTAGGCTAG